The DNA sequence TTCTTGGGTGCATGGCCGGTGGTTGGTATTTGGTTCACCGCTTTAGGTGTAAGCACGATGGCTTTCAACCTCAACGGTTTCAACTTTAACCAATCGGTTGTGGATTCTCAAGGTCGCGTGATTGGAACTTGGGCTGATATTATCAACCGCGCTAATTTGGGTATGGAAGTGATGCACGAGCGCAATGCTCACAACTTCCCTCTGGATTTGGCTGCTGGTGTACAAGCTCCGATTGCTATGACTGCTCCTGCTATCAATGGCTAAGTTTGAGATTTAGCTAAACAAAAAGCGCTCTCCTTTTAGGGGGGCGCTTTTTGGTTTTGGAGATATGATTGATTTAGGATTTAACTAACTGGCATATTAAATAAATGCCAAAAACAAAATTTTAACGGTGGATAGCGCCTAATTCCGGTTTTGTCGATCGCACTTTTAAATCTTCAAGCATCGATTCATACTGATAAAGCACTTCAATCGGGTTAGGTAATTGTGGGGGAGGTAAAGGATCGGGTTTTGACCGAAAATATGCGGCTAAATCTGAAATTGCTCTGCTAGCAGCAAGAATATCTCCAATCGGAACCAGATGACCCAAAGGCCATTGATTCAACCATTCATTGACTACTTCGCGGGAACCGGGATTATCGTAGGCGACTACTCCTTTACCAGCTGCGATCGCTTCTTGTAGCACGCGGGGTCGCCCTTCATTATCCGAGCAAAGTAATACCGTTTCTACATTATTCAAACAATCGAGTACTTGTTGCCGGGAGACGCTACCTTTGAGGACTATTTGTTTTTCCAGTCCATAGCGGTGGATGCGGTTTAACATTTCTCCTCTATCTGGGCCATCTCCACACACAGTTAGGTGAACATCTTCTCCATTGCTAACCAAAATTCGGACAATTTCTACTGCATCTAACGGTTTTTTTCTTGCCTTGAGTTGAGCTGCCATCAGCAAACGGATCGGCTCTTTTTGTCTTCGATCGTAATTAGAGTTTATGTTGAAAGCGGGAAGATTAGTAGTAGGATTGAAAGGCGGAAGATGAATCGGGTTTGGTAAGAAAATTGTGTTGTTGACGCCAACTACTCGGTTAATAGATGTGGCAAGATGCCGAGCAATACAAACAATTTTGTCGCAGCCTCGATAAAGGTTAAGCAATTGTTCTTTGACCGCAATGTCAATGGAATTGCTTCCAGCAAGACTATTGATGTAAGCACCCCGAACTATAAGTACGACTGGTTTATCGCGATGAACCGAGCGGACGGCTTCAAGGTGCCAGAGAAAAGATTCGCGACCGAGAATTACTATGTCGAAAGGGCCATTTTCTAGATAGGCTGCTTGCACTTGGCGATCGATATCTAATTGCGCCTGTGCGCTAATATTTAAATCCCCAGGAAAGTCAGCCTGAATCCACATCAATCCAGGATATTGCGCTAGATGAGTTGCAGTTTTGTAGGGCGCAATGTGCAGAACTTCATGCCCAAGGCTGCGTAATCCACAGGCTAGTTCTTGGCTGGAGTGAGCCGATCCGCCCCCATGTGGAGGGTGGACGCTTAAAAGTAAAATTTTCATCTGTCTTCCCCCGTGGAGACCCCCACTGTACCCGTAGGGTCAGTGGTGGGAGGAAACGGCGGACATTTTATGGGGTTCAATACCCCTAAAATGTCCAAATTACTGTGCATAGGAATACCCATCCTTTTTGTGAATGTGTTTGCAATACTTATGGCTAATGCCTTGAACCAGCCCATCGGCTGTTGAGATATTGAAACTGCCAGTGGCACGAGTGGCTACCCGACCAACGTAAGCCAAATTTAACCAAATGTGACCTAAGCAGTGAGTTTTGCCACAGCTTGAGTTGAATGCCAAGGGTATAGTTAGGGGCTAAAATCAAGGGTTTCAGCGATTAAAAACGCCTTAACTGACGAAAGCGATCGCTATAAGTTTTACTTTAAAGTTTATTCATGATAGATTCAAATGCTCTTTTTTGTTAAATTGATAAATTTTATTTATTATTAAAGTCGCGAATTTTGAGGAATCGTGGAAGCGCTTTAAACTACCACACGCCCCGGAATTGAATAGACATCCCCTCCAAAAGAATCTCAACGGCAGGCAGGATGCCTACCCCACAAGAATTTGTAAAGCTTCTTGCACGATGAGAAACGAGTGTTGCAACCAAGCCTTATAATAACCACAAAGTCCGGTATCTCGCTCAAGATATCGTAGATTATCGGAGGATTGTGATGAGCAAGTGGCAAAATACTCCCAAAGTGGGGAGGTACTCGATCGAGCAAATCGTGATTTATTTTGTGAGAGCATTGCAGGCTGTTCGACAGCTATGGGGACGCGAGGTAGGAAATCGGTCAAATTTCAGTTCTGTAAAAAGCTTTGTTTTCTTATTTTTGATCGGAACTAGCTTGAGCATTGCGATCGCATCCTGTGGGGGCAAAATTTCTGATTCCGGTGGAGCCGCCAACGCTACTGGTAACAAAAATAACGTTCAGCTCACCTTAGTTTCTTACTCTGTCACCAAAGCTGCCTACGATCGCATCATTCCCAAATTTGAAGCGCAGTGGAAAAAAGAACACAACCAAAACGTCACCGTCAACGGTAGCTATGGTGCTTCCGGTTCCCAAGCTACTGCTGTAATTAATGGTTTGGAAGCAGACGTTGTACACCTGTCACTCGCGCTTGATGTCGATAAAATTGTCAAGGCAGGTTTAATTCAACCGGGTTGGGAAACAGAAGCACCATCAGATGGAATTGTGACCAAATCTGTAGGTGTAATTGCTACTCGCGAAGGTAACCCCAAAAATATTAAAAATTGGGCAGACTTAGCAAAAAATGGCATAAACGTAATGACTCCCGACCCCAAAACTTCTGGCGGAGCCCGCTGGAATTTTCTTGCTATTTGGGGTTTTGTCACCAGAACTGGTGGGGATGATAATACAGCGCTGGACTTAACTACCAAAGTTTACAAAAATGCACCTGTGCTACCCGCAAGTGCGCGTGCAGCCAGCGATCTGTTCTTTAAACAAGGTAAGGGAGATGCCTTGATTACCTATGAAAACGAAATGATTCTCTCGGAACAATTTGGCGACAAACTTCCGTATACCGTACCGGATGTAAATATATCGATCGACAATCCTATTGCTGTTGTGGATAAAAATGTCGATAAACACGGCACTCGCGAAATTGCAGAAGCATTTGTGAAATTTCTCTACACCCCAGAAGCTCAGCGAGAGTTTGCTGCGGTAGGATTTCGTCCCGTCGATCCCACGGTAGCAAAAGAAGTGGAAAAGAAATTTCCCCAAGTGCAAACGCTCTTTACAGCTAAAGATTTAGGAGGTTGGGGTAACATTCAGAATAAATTCTTCGATGACGGCGCTATCTTTGACAAAATTCACACCAAAAAGTCTTAGAGAGCCAGTCCAGTAGAATAAATTGACAAAAACAACGAAATATGTGTTATGTAGGGGCGAAGCATTTGGGCGACAATTTATTGCACAAAACCCAAAATTTTCTGTCCAAATGCTTCGCCCTGCCGGGGTCTAAAGCCAAGCCCACATTATGTTGCTTTTGTCAACCTCTTTTACTGGACTGGGGCTGTAGATTTAGCTAAACTTGTAGATTGGGTTGAGGGACGAAACCCAACTTGTGAGGAGAGAAATAGTTGGGTTTCGCTTTGCTCAACCCAACCTACAATTACTCGAATAAGCAGCTAACCTTGTAGGTTGGGTTGAGGGACGAAACCCAACTTATGAAGATATAAATAGTTGGGTTTCGCTTTGCTCAACCCAACCTACAATTACAACTGTTTTTCGGCGAGAGGATTTGATTTGGATTGAATATAGGCTTTAAATACAGGATTGATGTGAAAGTGCGATCGCGCTCCCATTTGCACTTTTTCCACTAAGCTGCGTCGCCCTAATGATTGGATGATTTGCCAAAATTCCGATTTAGATAATTCGCGATCGCCTGGTTGTGAAATATCTACAGATTCGGCTTGACTGGCTAACCAGTAGCTCACCTTTTTTTCTGACTCGGATAAACGCTCTAACTGAGATTCTAAAATGTGTTCTAAGTCACCTAAAAATATCTCATTTTGTTCTGCTAAAAACAGAGATACGCTACCGTTAAATAAATCCTGTATTGTTGAAGCTATGATATTTAACCAGCAAGGATGACCTTGATAGAGTCTAATTAATTCTGACCAGTTCTGCTCATCTGTTAAACCTTTTTCTCTCAAAATTTCTTCTGCTTGTTCTCCTAACCCTTTCAGGTGTAACGTGCGCGTGGAGCGGTTTTCTGCTTCTAACGTAGCGACTTCTCTCGGCTTTTCCCAACTGAGGAGGATTAAACAACTTTGGTGACACGATGTGGCAATTTGTTTAAAGAATTTGCTATAATCTTCATATTGTGCTAAATATTGTCCGGCTAATTGACCGCTTTTAAAAATATTCTGCACATCGTCAAGGATGACTAAACAGCGATCGCAACGCAAATAATCGATGACTGCGGGTAATGGGTTTTGTTGCGATCGCGAAAAAAATTGTTTGAGTTCGGTTTGCAGTACTGAAAGTGTGGGAGTGTCACTGAGACTTCGCCAAATAATGTAATCGAATTCGGTTTGGATTTCTTCGATGAGTTTGAGTGCGATCGAACTTTTGCCAATTCCACTTAATCCGTATATAGTTATCAAGCGCGTGCGTGCTTCGGAAATCCACTCTTTGAGGGTAGATAGTTCGGAAGTGCGATCGTAAAAGTTAGTTAGTTCGGGTGCGTCTGTTAAATCGACGATCGGTGAGGGATTTTGGCTTTGGGGGGAGTCGGGGGGAGAGTGCGATCGGGTTTGCGGACTTTTGATATTCTGGATAAACTTATTACAAATATTAATATCAATTTCTTGTACTAAACAGTCACCTGAGTTGGAAACTTGAGAAACTCTATGTTTTTTCTCTAACTTAGAACGGAAATTAAATTTATTGAGATCTTCTCCTAATTCTTCAGCCAACTTTTCCCATAACTTAGCTGCTTCTTTTTTAATGTGGGATTCGCTACAATTAAAATCTTTAGCAATTTGAGGATATTTTTTTCTTTGCCAAGCGCCCGTTAGTATTGCTTCCTGTATAGGTGTGAGATGTTGTCCAGTGTCATTAAAAATCAAGTTATCAGCCCACTGTAATATATCTTCAATATTATTCATATCTAGATACGGATAGATATTTGTGTAATATATCCTACCAAATCCTACTTTGTCAACCGAATTGTACCAAAT is a window from the Aerosakkonema funiforme FACHB-1375 genome containing:
- a CDS encoding sulfate ABC transporter substrate-binding protein encodes the protein MSKWQNTPKVGRYSIEQIVIYFVRALQAVRQLWGREVGNRSNFSSVKSFVFLFLIGTSLSIAIASCGGKISDSGGAANATGNKNNVQLTLVSYSVTKAAYDRIIPKFEAQWKKEHNQNVTVNGSYGASGSQATAVINGLEADVVHLSLALDVDKIVKAGLIQPGWETEAPSDGIVTKSVGVIATREGNPKNIKNWADLAKNGINVMTPDPKTSGGARWNFLAIWGFVTRTGGDDNTALDLTTKVYKNAPVLPASARAASDLFFKQGKGDALITYENEMILSEQFGDKLPYTVPDVNISIDNPIAVVDKNVDKHGTREIAEAFVKFLYTPEAQREFAAVGFRPVDPTVAKEVEKKFPQVQTLFTAKDLGGWGNIQNKFFDDGAIFDKIHTKKS
- a CDS encoding glycosyltransferase family 4 protein, translating into MKILLLSVHPPHGGGSAHSSQELACGLRSLGHEVLHIAPYKTATHLAQYPGLMWIQADFPGDLNISAQAQLDIDRQVQAAYLENGPFDIVILGRESFLWHLEAVRSVHRDKPVVLIVRGAYINSLAGSNSIDIAVKEQLLNLYRGCDKIVCIARHLATSINRVVGVNNTIFLPNPIHLPPFNPTTNLPAFNINSNYDRRQKEPIRLLMAAQLKARKKPLDAVEIVRILVSNGEDVHLTVCGDGPDRGEMLNRIHRYGLEKQIVLKGSVSRQQVLDCLNNVETVLLCSDNEGRPRVLQEAIAAGKGVVAYDNPGSREVVNEWLNQWPLGHLVPIGDILAASRAISDLAAYFRSKPDPLPPPQLPNPIEVLYQYESMLEDLKVRSTKPELGAIHR
- a CDS encoding NB-ARC domain-containing protein, which codes for MNNIEDILQWADNLIFNDTGQHLTPIQEAILTGAWQRKKYPQIAKDFNCSESHIKKEAAKLWEKLAEELGEDLNKFNFRSKLEKKHRVSQVSNSGDCLVQEIDINICNKFIQNIKSPQTRSHSPPDSPQSQNPSPIVDLTDAPELTNFYDRTSELSTLKEWISEARTRLITIYGLSGIGKSSIALKLIEEIQTEFDYIIWRSLSDTPTLSVLQTELKQFFSRSQQNPLPAVIDYLRCDRCLVILDDVQNIFKSGQLAGQYLAQYEDYSKFFKQIATSCHQSCLILLSWEKPREVATLEAENRSTRTLHLKGLGEQAEEILREKGLTDEQNWSELIRLYQGHPCWLNIIASTIQDLFNGSVSLFLAEQNEIFLGDLEHILESQLERLSESEKKVSYWLASQAESVDISQPGDRELSKSEFWQIIQSLGRRSLVEKVQMGARSHFHINPVFKAYIQSKSNPLAEKQL